A single window of Callithrix jacchus isolate 240 chromosome 6, calJac240_pri, whole genome shotgun sequence DNA harbors:
- the BCS1L gene encoding mitochondrial chaperone BCS1 isoform X2 yields MPLSDFILALKDNPYFGAGFGLVGVGTVLALARKGAQLGLVAFRRHYMITLEVPARDRSYAWLLSWLTRHSTRTQHLSVETSYLQHESGRISTKFEFVPSPGNHFIWYQGKWIRVERSREMQMIDLQTGTPWESVTFTALGTDRKVFFNILEEARELALQQEEGKTVMYTAVGSEWRPFGYPRRRRPLSSVVLQQGLADRIVRDIREFIDNPKWYTDRGIPYRRGYLLYGPPGCGKSSFITALAGELEHSICLLSLTDSSLSDDRLNHLLSVAPQQSLVLLEDVDAAFLSRDLAAENPVKYQGLGRLTFSGLLNALDGVASTEARIVFMTTNHVDRLDPALIRPGRVDLKEYVGYCSHWQLTQMFQRFYPGQAPSLAEDFAEQVLRAATQISPAQVQGYFMLYKNDPVGAIHNAESLRR; encoded by the exons ATGCCACTTTCAGACTTTATTCTGGCCCTGAAGGACAATCCCTACTTTGGGGCTGGATTTGGGCTGGTGGGTGTGGGCACAGTCCTGGCCCTGGCCCGGAAGGGTgcccagctgggcctggtggcattcCGGCGCCATTACATGATCACACTGGAAGTCCCTGCTCGAGACAGGAGCTATGCTTGGTTGCTTAGCTGGCTCACCCGCCACAGTACCCGTACTCAGCACCTCAGTGTGGAGACTTCGTACCTTCAGCATGAGAGTGGCCGCATTTCCACTAAGTTTGAATTTGTCCCCAGCCCTGGAAACCACTTTATCTG GTATCAGGGGAAATGGATCCGAGTAGAACGAAGTCGAGAGATGCAGATGATAGACTTGCAGACGGGGACTCCTTGGGAATCTGTCACCTTCACGGCCCTGGGCACTGACCGAAAGGTTTTCTTCAACATCCTGGAGGAAG CTCGAGAGCTAGCCTtgcagcaggaggaagggaagaccGTGATGTACACAGCTGTAGGCTCTGAATGGCGTCCCTTTGGCTATCCACGCCGCCGGCGGCCACTGAGTTCTGTGGTTCTACAACAGGGTCTGGCTGACCGAATTGTCAGAGACATCCGGGAATTCATTGATAACCCCAAGTGGTACACCGACAGAG GCATTCCCTACAGACGTGGCTACCTGCTTTATGGGCCCCCTGGTTGTGGAAAGAGCAGTTTTAT CACAGCCCTGGCTGGGGAACTGGAGCACAGCATCTGCCTGCTGAGTCTCACAGACTCCAGCCTCTCTGATGACCGGCTCAACCACCTGCTGAGCGTGGCCCCACAGCAGAGCCTGGTGCTCCTGGAAGACGTGGATGCTGCTTTTCTCAGTCGAGACTTGGCTGCGGAGA ACCCAGTAAAGTACCAAGGCCTAGGTCGCCTCACCTTCAGTGGACTGCTCAATGCCTTGGATGGTGTGGCTTCCACTGAGGCCCGCATCGTGTTCATGACCACCAACCATGTGGACAG GTTGGACCCTGCCCTGATACGCCCTGGGCGAGTGGACCTGAAGGAGTACGTGGGCTACTGCTCACACTGGCAGCTGACCCAGATGTTCCAGAGGTTCTATCCAGGGCAGGCACCTTCCTTAGCTGAGGACTTTGCAGAACAAGTCCTTCGAGCTGCAACCCAGATCAGCCCTGCCCAGGTGCAGGGCTACTTCATGCTGTACAAAAATGACCCTGTAGGGGCAATTCACAATGCTGAGTCTCTGAGGAGGTGA
- the BCS1L gene encoding mitochondrial chaperone BCS1 isoform X3 — MQMIDLQTGTPWESVTFTALGTDRKVFFNILEEARELALQQEEGKTVMYTAVGSEWRPFGYPRRRRPLSSVVLQQGLADRIVRDIREFIDNPKWYTDRGIPYRRGYLLYGPPGCGKSSFITALAGELEHSICLLSLTDSSLSDDRLNHLLSVAPQQSLVLLEDVDAAFLSRDLAAENPVKYQGLGRLTFSGLLNALDGVASTEARIVFMTTNHVDRLDPALIRPGRVDLKEYVGYCSHWQLTQMFQRFYPGQAPSLAEDFAEQVLRAATQISPAQVQGYFMLYKNDPVGAIHNAESLRR; from the exons ATGCAGATGATAGACTTGCAGACGGGGACTCCTTGGGAATCTGTCACCTTCACGGCCCTGGGCACTGACCGAAAGGTTTTCTTCAACATCCTGGAGGAAG CTCGAGAGCTAGCCTtgcagcaggaggaagggaagaccGTGATGTACACAGCTGTAGGCTCTGAATGGCGTCCCTTTGGCTATCCACGCCGCCGGCGGCCACTGAGTTCTGTGGTTCTACAACAGGGTCTGGCTGACCGAATTGTCAGAGACATCCGGGAATTCATTGATAACCCCAAGTGGTACACCGACAGAG GCATTCCCTACAGACGTGGCTACCTGCTTTATGGGCCCCCTGGTTGTGGAAAGAGCAGTTTTAT CACAGCCCTGGCTGGGGAACTGGAGCACAGCATCTGCCTGCTGAGTCTCACAGACTCCAGCCTCTCTGATGACCGGCTCAACCACCTGCTGAGCGTGGCCCCACAGCAGAGCCTGGTGCTCCTGGAAGACGTGGATGCTGCTTTTCTCAGTCGAGACTTGGCTGCGGAGA ACCCAGTAAAGTACCAAGGCCTAGGTCGCCTCACCTTCAGTGGACTGCTCAATGCCTTGGATGGTGTGGCTTCCACTGAGGCCCGCATCGTGTTCATGACCACCAACCATGTGGACAG GTTGGACCCTGCCCTGATACGCCCTGGGCGAGTGGACCTGAAGGAGTACGTGGGCTACTGCTCACACTGGCAGCTGACCCAGATGTTCCAGAGGTTCTATCCAGGGCAGGCACCTTCCTTAGCTGAGGACTTTGCAGAACAAGTCCTTCGAGCTGCAACCCAGATCAGCCCTGCCCAGGTGCAGGGCTACTTCATGCTGTACAAAAATGACCCTGTAGGGGCAATTCACAATGCTGAGTCTCTGAGGAGGTGA
- the BCS1L gene encoding mitochondrial chaperone BCS1 isoform X1, protein MRGIAWNASLHPCIPILPLPHKRRILTNRVVLTCAQGWRGPIFKVIFCFVPSPLFPTRRFLQHPRAGKVWCFPFKMPLSDFILALKDNPYFGAGFGLVGVGTVLALARKGAQLGLVAFRRHYMITLEVPARDRSYAWLLSWLTRHSTRTQHLSVETSYLQHESGRISTKFEFVPSPGNHFIWYQGKWIRVERSREMQMIDLQTGTPWESVTFTALGTDRKVFFNILEEARELALQQEEGKTVMYTAVGSEWRPFGYPRRRRPLSSVVLQQGLADRIVRDIREFIDNPKWYTDRGIPYRRGYLLYGPPGCGKSSFITALAGELEHSICLLSLTDSSLSDDRLNHLLSVAPQQSLVLLEDVDAAFLSRDLAAENPVKYQGLGRLTFSGLLNALDGVASTEARIVFMTTNHVDRLDPALIRPGRVDLKEYVGYCSHWQLTQMFQRFYPGQAPSLAEDFAEQVLRAATQISPAQVQGYFMLYKNDPVGAIHNAESLRR, encoded by the exons GCGCAGGGCTGGAGAGGtccaatttttaaagtaatctttTGCTTTGTCCCATCTCCACTGTTCCCCACTCGTAGGTTTTTGCAACACCCCAGGGCTGGTAAGGTTTGGTGTTTCCCTTTCAAGATGCCACTTTCAGACTTTATTCTGGCCCTGAAGGACAATCCCTACTTTGGGGCTGGATTTGGGCTGGTGGGTGTGGGCACAGTCCTGGCCCTGGCCCGGAAGGGTgcccagctgggcctggtggcattcCGGCGCCATTACATGATCACACTGGAAGTCCCTGCTCGAGACAGGAGCTATGCTTGGTTGCTTAGCTGGCTCACCCGCCACAGTACCCGTACTCAGCACCTCAGTGTGGAGACTTCGTACCTTCAGCATGAGAGTGGCCGCATTTCCACTAAGTTTGAATTTGTCCCCAGCCCTGGAAACCACTTTATCTG GTATCAGGGGAAATGGATCCGAGTAGAACGAAGTCGAGAGATGCAGATGATAGACTTGCAGACGGGGACTCCTTGGGAATCTGTCACCTTCACGGCCCTGGGCACTGACCGAAAGGTTTTCTTCAACATCCTGGAGGAAG CTCGAGAGCTAGCCTtgcagcaggaggaagggaagaccGTGATGTACACAGCTGTAGGCTCTGAATGGCGTCCCTTTGGCTATCCACGCCGCCGGCGGCCACTGAGTTCTGTGGTTCTACAACAGGGTCTGGCTGACCGAATTGTCAGAGACATCCGGGAATTCATTGATAACCCCAAGTGGTACACCGACAGAG GCATTCCCTACAGACGTGGCTACCTGCTTTATGGGCCCCCTGGTTGTGGAAAGAGCAGTTTTAT CACAGCCCTGGCTGGGGAACTGGAGCACAGCATCTGCCTGCTGAGTCTCACAGACTCCAGCCTCTCTGATGACCGGCTCAACCACCTGCTGAGCGTGGCCCCACAGCAGAGCCTGGTGCTCCTGGAAGACGTGGATGCTGCTTTTCTCAGTCGAGACTTGGCTGCGGAGA ACCCAGTAAAGTACCAAGGCCTAGGTCGCCTCACCTTCAGTGGACTGCTCAATGCCTTGGATGGTGTGGCTTCCACTGAGGCCCGCATCGTGTTCATGACCACCAACCATGTGGACAG GTTGGACCCTGCCCTGATACGCCCTGGGCGAGTGGACCTGAAGGAGTACGTGGGCTACTGCTCACACTGGCAGCTGACCCAGATGTTCCAGAGGTTCTATCCAGGGCAGGCACCTTCCTTAGCTGAGGACTTTGCAGAACAAGTCCTTCGAGCTGCAACCCAGATCAGCCCTGCCCAGGTGCAGGGCTACTTCATGCTGTACAAAAATGACCCTGTAGGGGCAATTCACAATGCTGAGTCTCTGAGGAGGTGA